Part of the Lotus japonicus ecotype B-129 chromosome 6, LjGifu_v1.2 genome, GAAATCAGCGGAGCTTCACCGGTCAGAGTTCCTCAAGAGGGAACAGGGAATTCTCTCTACTTTAAGGTGTCCTCAGATCGTGGCCTACAAAGGCTGCGATGTCACATTTGAGAACGGTGCTAACTGGTTTAACCTCTTCATGGAGTACGCGCCTCAAGGGACTGTAACTGATGCAATCAACAAGCATGGTGGTGGAATTGAAGAAGCTATGGCGGGGTTTTACACGCGCCAAATTCTGCTTGGGTTGGAGTACCTTCATTCAAATGGGATAGTGCATTGTGACGTGAAGGGGCAGAACGTGCTGGTAACGGAGAGTGGTGCAAAAATTGCTGACTTGGGTTGTTCTAAAAGGGTCGGAGAGTCTGTGATCACGGGGACGCCTGCGTTCATGGCGCCAGAGGTGGCGCGTGGGGAGCAGCAGGGGTTCCCTGCTGATGTTTGGGCTCTGGGGTGTACTGTGTTGGAGATGATCACGGGAAAACCGCCGTGGCGAGGTGTTTCTGACCCGGCAGCGGCGATGTACCGGATCGGATTCTCCGGTGAGGTGCCGGAGATTCCAAGCTCTGTTTCGGAGCAGGGGAAGGATTTCTTGAGCAAGTGCTTGAAGAGGGATCCCGATGAGAGGTGGTCGGTGGAGGAGCTTCTTGGACACGGATTCGTTGGAGAGAAGAACAAGGAACTAGCATTGGATTCGGACACTCCCATGAGTGTGTTGGAGAGAAGCTTTTGGGACACGCTGGATACGACTCAGGGTCCCACTTCTGATTCTTTTTCCTCGGATTCCTCGAGCTCTCGAGACAGGATTAGGATGTTGGTTTCAGATGAGCCTGTTTGGGAATGGGATGATGATCAATGGATCACGGTGAGAAGCAATGACAAGGAGCTGGATGCGTGCTCTGTTCAGGGAACAGAGAGAACAGAGTCCTCTGTTCTGGGAACAGAGGATTTTGGATCATACACTGTTTGTGTCCTTGGTGATCAAGAGAATGGTTTGGAAATTTTTTATGAACCAAAAATTGTAGTTGACATTGTCACTGAATTTAGTACATGGAATGTCATTGTTGATATGATTGTTACCTTAGTAGCAGCAACTGTGGCTGCATCAATTAAGAATTGTAACCATTGTCTCCATATTATGAGGTTGTTTCACatggaaaatttgattttaagaACAATGAAGTTTTTACCAATGCACCGTGttcttctccctctctttccaTCTCTAGTTCACTTTGGATGAATTGAACATTTtacaatttaaaattataaaaatataatggGATAAGGTGTGCCCTCCACCTCCATAATGGTTAACTGGGCCAAATTGAATACTATCCATATAACCACAGCTTAAGCTTTGCTTTGCGAGTTGGATTTTAAGCTGTTTCAGATTAAATTTTCGTTTACAGAATGCAGCTGAATTTATCCATACCACACAAATGTTTCAAATGTTAAATTTCATCTATTTCTAATTAAAGAAGCATTAAGGTTTTCTTTCAAATTTCCGAAATCAAATGTAGCATCAAGCATCCTTCCTGAAATTTTTACAAGTTCTGTTCTCTGTAATTCTAGATATCTGGTAGATGATGTCTGCAAGTTACCTGCTGACTTGCTCTCTATCTTAAGTTATCTTAGCCAATTTCCCACTTTCATAAGCGGCCAggagatttatttttattttttaatttcaaatgcTCTTGATTCTACTGTTGATTTGCAATATTGCTGCTGAATGTAAAACTACATAGACAATGGTTCACGAGTGAAATAGCAAACTCAGTAAGCCGAAAATATTAGTTATAGGGAACTTTGTTGCTAAAACCAGGCTACCCTAAAACCATTGCAGAAATGAGTTAAAAAGAGAGTGCAGTTTGTGTCAGAAAAATTGTAACTCTATAGAAAGAGCAACCAGTTACCCACAGAGCTGAGGTCACCTTACTTCATGTTTTTTTGCTGCATGCATGGCAAGTCTAGATTGGAAATCAATGTCAGGATTTTGTCACCCCATCAAAGATGTCCTTTCTGTCGGTGTTCCTTTTTATGTTTCTGTTAAGTTCTCAGCTGATTCAAATTCCTTATTTTGAGTGAAGCTTCTCCTCAAGTTTTTTACCAGCATAATTGAGGCAATCTTTTTGTTCAAGGAATCTACTTTGATTTTATGATTTGCACAGAATTTAAGATA contains:
- the LOC130725717 gene encoding mitogen-activated protein kinase kinase kinase 18-like, whose amino-acid sequence is MAWTRGKTLGRGSTAAVNIAEDRRTGELFAVKSAELHRSEFLKREQGILSTLRCPQIVAYKGCDVTFENGANWFNLFMEYAPQGTVTDAINKHGGGIEEAMAGFYTRQILLGLEYLHSNGIVHCDVKGQNVLVTESGAKIADLGCSKRVGESVITGTPAFMAPEVARGEQQGFPADVWALGCTVLEMITGKPPWRGVSDPAAAMYRIGFSGEVPEIPSSVSEQGKDFLSKCLKRDPDERWSVEELLGHGFVGEKNKELALDSDTPMSVLERSFWDTLDTTQGPTSDSFSSDSSSSRDRIRMLVSDEPVWEWDDDQWITVRSNDKELDACSVQGTERTESSVLGTEDFGSYTVCVLGDQENGLEIFYEPKIVVDIVTEFSTWNVIVDMIVTLVAATVAASIKNCNHCLHIMRLFHMENLILRTMKFLPMHRVLLPLFPSLVHFG